A region from the Pseudomonas promysalinigenes genome encodes:
- a CDS encoding methyltransferase domain-containing protein: protein MNDRHFDELATRFAQKIYGGNKGAIRLAVLQADLAEALPDRPLRVLDVGAGLGHMALWLAQRGHHVTLAEPATPMLEGARERFAEAGQPATFIQAPWQALPDQLHQPYDLVLCHAVLEWLAEPQSILPVLHQLTAPAGWLSLAFYNRDALVYRNLLKGHLRKLRSNRLEGEKQSLTPQKPLDPRELKAQLEGMWRIETESGVRVFHDYMPREFQEKAPLPDLLEMELAHRRHPSFAGLGRYLHWMCRPC, encoded by the coding sequence ATGAATGACCGTCACTTCGATGAACTGGCCACGCGCTTTGCCCAGAAAATCTACGGCGGCAACAAGGGCGCGATACGCCTGGCGGTGCTGCAAGCGGACCTGGCCGAGGCGCTGCCCGATCGGCCGCTGCGGGTTCTGGACGTTGGCGCGGGGCTGGGCCACATGGCCTTGTGGCTGGCCCAGCGTGGGCACCATGTAACGCTCGCCGAGCCCGCCACACCGATGCTCGAAGGGGCCAGGGAACGTTTCGCCGAGGCGGGCCAGCCCGCCACCTTCATCCAGGCACCCTGGCAAGCGCTGCCTGACCAACTGCACCAGCCGTATGACCTGGTGCTGTGCCACGCCGTCCTGGAATGGCTGGCCGAACCGCAAAGCATCCTGCCGGTGCTGCATCAGCTAACCGCCCCGGCAGGCTGGCTGTCGCTGGCCTTCTACAACCGCGATGCATTGGTCTATCGCAACTTGCTCAAGGGCCACCTGCGCAAATTGCGCAGCAACCGCCTGGAAGGTGAAAAGCAGAGCCTGACCCCGCAAAAACCGCTTGATCCGCGCGAGCTCAAGGCGCAACTTGAAGGCATGTGGCGCATTGAAACCGAAAGTGGCGTGCGTGTTTTCCACGACTACATGCCTAGAGAATTTCAGGAAAAAGCCCCATTGCCCGATCTGCTGGAAATGGAACTGGCTCACCGCCGTCACCCCAGCTTCGCCGGCCTTGGCCGCTACCTGCACTGGATGTGCCGGCCCTGCTGA
- a CDS encoding MazG-like family protein — translation MNLQELTQRLHRIRDNNDWRGFHSPKNLAMAASVEMAELVEIFQWLSEEQSRQLPADQLAHAGQEVGDVVLYLLLLCSELGLDMEQVVQAKLADSERRFAR, via the coding sequence ATGAATTTGCAAGAACTGACCCAACGCCTGCACCGGATTCGCGACAACAACGACTGGCGCGGCTTTCATAGCCCGAAGAACCTGGCCATGGCCGCCAGCGTTGAAATGGCAGAACTGGTGGAAATCTTCCAGTGGCTTAGCGAGGAGCAATCCCGGCAATTGCCTGCCGACCAGCTGGCCCACGCAGGCCAGGAAGTGGGCGACGTGGTGCTCTATCTGTTGCTGTTGTGCAGTGAGCTGGGGCTGGATATGGAGCAGGTGGTGCAGGCCAAGCTTGCCGACAGCGAAAGGCGCTTTGCCCGATGA
- a CDS encoding MaoC family dehydratase encodes MSRQWQDLHSPDSRASLYLRAASKRKISGHALPTGGLRSLIHVQPGNLEAYRRLCHFTDEGRLPATYPHVMAFTLQLQLLTSHDFPFPLLGLVHLHNRIDVLRPLGGIDELRFAVYADNLQAHAKGGTFDLVTEAEDGLGLLWRETSRMLVRGLKLDGQAEDSQEHAPSALPQMTRWYADTDIGRRYAMVCGDYNPIHLSAISARLFGFPKAIAHGMWSSAMALAALRTHIPTSGYRFEVAFRKPVRLPSEVILSASEAGPAGELRLDGQGGLLHMVGRWAVL; translated from the coding sequence ATGAGCCGGCAATGGCAGGACCTGCACAGCCCAGACTCACGCGCCAGCCTCTACCTGCGCGCGGCCAGCAAACGCAAGATCAGTGGCCATGCCCTGCCCACTGGCGGCCTGCGCAGCCTGATCCACGTACAGCCCGGCAACCTTGAAGCCTACCGCAGGCTCTGCCACTTCACCGATGAAGGCCGTTTGCCTGCCACCTACCCCCACGTGATGGCGTTCACCCTGCAATTGCAATTGCTCACCAGCCACGACTTCCCTTTCCCTTTGCTCGGGCTTGTCCATTTGCACAACCGTATCGACGTGCTGCGCCCGCTGGGTGGCATCGACGAGCTGCGTTTTGCGGTGTATGCCGATAACCTACAGGCCCACGCCAAGGGCGGCACCTTCGACCTTGTCACCGAGGCCGAGGATGGCCTCGGGCTGCTGTGGCGCGAGACCAGCCGCATGTTGGTGCGCGGCCTGAAGCTCGATGGCCAGGCAGAAGATAGCCAGGAGCATGCCCCAAGCGCCCTGCCCCAGATGACCCGTTGGTACGCCGACACCGATATAGGCCGGCGCTACGCCATGGTCTGTGGTGACTACAACCCGATCCATCTGAGCGCCATCAGCGCACGGCTGTTTGGCTTCCCCAAGGCCATCGCTCACGGTATGTGGAGCAGCGCCATGGCATTGGCAGCCTTGCGCACGCACATCCCCACCAGCGGTTACCGCTTCGAAGTAGCGTTCCGCAAGCCGGTGCGCCTGCCTTCGGAAGTCATCCTCAGTGCCAGCGAGGCGGGGCCCGCAGGGGAGTTGCGGCTGGACGGTCAGGGTGGATTGCTGCACATGGTCGGGCGCTGGGCCGTGCTGTAA
- a CDS encoding 3-oxoacyl-ACP reductase gives MSDRYLGFANSNLGRRLVDALGLPSPAPLERWQAGRLRPVEGALVLGGGPLAKQVEAIAPRLTDTLYSFNGQGLQSPQWVAGLGPKLKAVVFDASHLSDSDQLKQLREFFQPLLRSLAACAHVVILGRAPQTLDDPLASVAQRALEGFSRSLAKELRNGATAQLLYVDEGADEQLEGALRFFLSPKSAFISGQVLHLQACTAQVEDWTRPLGGRRALVTGAARGIGAAIAQTLARDGAQVMLLDVPQAQQELDALAARLGGKALGLDICASDAPARLLEALPEGIDIVVHNAGITRDKTLANMTPEYWDAVMAVNLKAPQLLTKALHDAGALGDNARITLLASVSGIAGNRGQANYAASKAGLIGFAQAWAAKLAEHGSSINAVAPGFIETHMTAAMPIGLREAGRRLSSLGQGGRPQDVAEAIAWLSQPGSGAVNGQVLRVCGQALMGA, from the coding sequence ATGAGCGATCGCTATCTCGGCTTTGCCAACTCCAACCTCGGGCGTCGCCTGGTAGATGCCCTTGGCCTGCCGAGCCCGGCGCCGCTGGAGCGCTGGCAGGCAGGCCGCCTGCGCCCGGTTGAAGGCGCGCTGGTGCTAGGTGGCGGCCCCTTGGCAAAGCAAGTCGAAGCCATTGCCCCGCGACTGACCGACACCCTCTACAGCTTCAATGGCCAAGGCCTGCAGTCACCGCAATGGGTCGCCGGGCTTGGGCCCAAGCTCAAGGCCGTGGTGTTCGACGCCAGCCATTTGTCCGACAGCGACCAGCTCAAGCAGTTGCGCGAGTTCTTCCAGCCATTGCTGCGCAGCCTTGCCGCTTGTGCTCATGTGGTAATTCTCGGGCGCGCTCCACAGACCCTCGACGACCCGCTTGCCAGTGTCGCGCAGCGTGCCCTCGAGGGGTTCAGCCGCTCGCTGGCCAAAGAACTGCGCAACGGCGCCACCGCGCAATTGTTGTATGTGGACGAAGGCGCGGATGAGCAACTGGAGGGTGCGCTGCGCTTCTTCCTGTCGCCCAAAAGTGCTTTCATTTCGGGCCAGGTGTTGCACCTGCAGGCCTGCACTGCCCAGGTCGAAGACTGGACCCGCCCCCTCGGTGGCCGCCGCGCCCTGGTCACTGGCGCGGCACGGGGCATCGGCGCCGCCATCGCGCAAACCCTGGCACGTGATGGTGCTCAGGTAATGCTGCTGGATGTGCCGCAAGCACAGCAGGAACTCGATGCACTGGCCGCTCGCCTTGGCGGCAAGGCCCTGGGGCTGGACATCTGCGCCAGCGATGCGCCTGCCAGGCTGCTCGAAGCGCTGCCCGAGGGCATCGATATCGTGGTGCACAATGCTGGCATCACCCGCGACAAGACCCTCGCCAACATGACCCCGGAGTACTGGGATGCGGTGATGGCGGTTAACCTCAAGGCCCCGCAACTGCTAACCAAGGCTTTGCATGACGCAGGCGCGTTGGGCGATAACGCGCGGATCACCCTGCTGGCGTCGGTCAGCGGCATCGCCGGCAACCGCGGCCAGGCAAACTATGCCGCGAGCAAGGCCGGCCTGATCGGTTTTGCGCAAGCCTGGGCCGCCAAGCTCGCCGAGCACGGCAGCAGTATCAATGCCGTGGCGCCGGGTTTCATCGAAACCCACATGACCGCAGCCATGCCCATTGGCCTGCGCGAGGCCGGGCGGCGCCTGAGCTCACTGGGCCAGGGTGGGCGCCCGCAGGACGTCGCCGAAGCCATCGCCTGGCTCAGCCAGCCAGGCTCCGGCGCGGTCAACGGCCAAGTGCTGCGCGTTTGCGGCCAAGCTTTGATGGGGGCTTGA